From Mycolicibacterium cosmeticum, a single genomic window includes:
- a CDS encoding phosphatidylserine decarboxylase, with protein MARPARPSDDTSSEAERFVELVRSTVPPIHPAGLPFIAGGLGIALAGRNRRWLRNTGLSAASFCALFFRHPPRVPPTRPGVVVAPADGRVTLIDQAVPPAELGLPDTPMTRISIFLSLFDAHVQRAPAAGEVVAVRHRPGQFQSADKDTASEANERNSLLIRTPDGVDVVAVQIAGLLARRIVCTARPGDKLALGETYGLIRFGSRLDTYLPDGAKVAVEIGQRAIGGETVLAELR; from the coding sequence ATGGCCAGACCTGCCCGCCCCTCCGACGACACCTCCTCCGAAGCCGAGCGCTTCGTCGAGCTCGTCCGCTCGACCGTCCCCCCGATCCACCCGGCCGGCCTGCCGTTCATCGCCGGTGGCCTGGGCATCGCGCTCGCCGGGCGCAACCGGCGCTGGCTGCGCAACACCGGCCTGTCCGCCGCGAGCTTCTGCGCGTTGTTCTTCCGGCACCCGCCGCGGGTGCCGCCCACCCGGCCGGGTGTCGTGGTGGCGCCCGCCGACGGCCGGGTCACCCTGATCGACCAGGCGGTGCCGCCGGCCGAGCTCGGTCTGCCGGACACCCCGATGACACGGATCAGCATCTTCCTGTCGCTGTTCGACGCGCATGTGCAGCGCGCCCCGGCGGCCGGCGAGGTGGTGGCCGTGCGGCACCGGCCCGGCCAGTTCCAGTCCGCCGACAAGGACACCGCCAGCGAGGCCAACGAACGCAACAGCCTGCTGATCCGCACCCCGGACGGGGTGGACGTGGTCGCCGTGCAGATCGCCGGCCTGCTGGCCCGGCGGATCGTCTGCACCGCCCGCCCCGGCGACAAACTGGCCCTCGGCGAAACGTACGGCCTGATCCGTTTCGGGTCCCGGCTGGACACCTACCTGCCCGACGGCGCCAAGGTGGCCGTCGAGATCGGGCAACGCGCGATCGGCGGCGAAACCGTGTTGGCCGAGTTGCGATGA
- the pssA gene encoding CDP-diacylglycerol--serine O-phosphatidyltransferase encodes MIKARIKPPTVSLRILPSAMTVAAICLGLSAVKFALDGRPTEAMALLAVAAILDALDGRTARMLKATSRMGEEIDSLADAVNFGVAPAFIVYATLLSHSQIGWIVVLFYAVCIVLRLARFNAMLDADLPAYEKEYFMGMPAPAGAIGAIGPIAVKMQFPGDWWNTPAAEWVVIAWMIGVSLLVVSAIPMRKVHTFSVPPNMVAPLLALLAIGVAASVLYGYIVIMVIIVAYVIHIPFAVRSKRWVAAHPESWNDKPRQQRAARRAIRRTQQPHRRSVSRLGLRKPPGRQ; translated from the coding sequence ATGATCAAGGCCCGGATCAAGCCGCCGACGGTGAGCCTGCGGATCCTGCCCAGCGCGATGACCGTCGCCGCCATCTGCCTCGGGCTCTCGGCGGTGAAGTTCGCCCTGGACGGCCGGCCCACCGAGGCGATGGCACTGCTGGCCGTCGCCGCCATCCTGGATGCGCTCGACGGCCGCACCGCCCGGATGCTCAAGGCCACCTCCCGCATGGGCGAGGAGATCGACTCGCTGGCCGACGCGGTGAATTTCGGTGTGGCGCCTGCCTTCATCGTGTACGCCACGCTGCTGTCGCATTCGCAGATCGGCTGGATCGTGGTGCTGTTCTACGCGGTGTGCATCGTGCTGCGGCTGGCCCGGTTCAACGCCATGCTCGACGCCGATCTGCCCGCGTACGAGAAGGAATACTTCATGGGCATGCCGGCCCCGGCCGGCGCCATCGGCGCGATCGGCCCGATCGCGGTCAAGATGCAGTTCCCCGGCGACTGGTGGAACACCCCGGCCGCCGAATGGGTGGTGATCGCCTGGATGATCGGCGTCTCGCTGCTGGTGGTCAGCGCCATCCCGATGCGCAAGGTGCACACCTTCTCGGTGCCGCCGAACATGGTGGCGCCGCTGCTGGCCCTGCTGGCGATCGGCGTCGCCGCCTCGGTGCTGTACGGCTACATCGTGATCATGGTGATCATCGTCGCCTACGTCATCCACATCCCGTTCGCGGTGCGCAGCAAGCGCTGGGTGGCCGCCCACCCGGAATCCTGGAACGACAAACCGCGTCAGCAACGCGCAGCGCGCCGGGCCATTCGGCGCACCCAGCAGCCGCACCGGCGCTCGGTCTCCCGGCTCGGCCTGCGTAAGCCGCCCGGGCGGCAGTGA
- a CDS encoding AAA family ATPase: MTLTLTARLNTSALDSRRGVVRLHPEAIAALGIREWDAVSLLGARPTAAVVGVAPDGTPAGVALLDDVTLSNAGLRENAAVVVEPVTVYGAKSVTLTGSRLATQSVSPATLRMALLGKVMTVGDTVSLLPRDLGPGTSTSAATTALATSVGITWTSELLTVTGVDPAGTVSVQPNSMVSWGDGVSEPVPLRTTVATAAIPFDDLKGAHVQAGKLTEWLKLALDEPQLLETLGATANLGVLVSGPAGAGKATLVRAVCAHRRLVELDGPEIGALRAEDRLSTVAATVAKVRDGGGVLLITDIDALLPAAAEPVATLILAELRTAVATKGVAFIATSAVPDNVDARLRAPELCDRELGVSLPDAATRAALLEVLLRGVPVTDLTLDDIAERTPGFVVADLAALVREAALRAAARASGDGQPPTLTQDDLTGALSVIRPLSRSATEEVAVGSVTLDDVGDMVATKQALTEAVLWPLQHPDTFARLGVQPPRGVLLYGPPGCGKTFVVRALASSGRLSVHAVKGAELMDKWVGASEKAVRELFRRARDSAPSLVFLDEIDALAPRRGQSHDSGVTDRVVAALLTELDGIEPLRDVVVLGATNRPDLIDPALLRPGRLEKLVFVEPPDAQARKDILRTAGKSIPLAPDVDLEALAVELDGYSAADCVALLREAALAAMRRSIDAADVTMDDVAKARETVRPSLDPEQVASLRAFSENR, translated from the coding sequence ATGACCCTGACGCTGACCGCGCGCCTGAACACCTCGGCGCTGGATTCGCGCCGCGGCGTGGTGCGCCTGCATCCGGAGGCCATCGCGGCACTCGGCATCCGGGAATGGGACGCGGTGTCACTGCTGGGGGCGCGGCCCACCGCCGCGGTAGTCGGGGTGGCGCCCGACGGCACCCCCGCCGGGGTGGCCCTGCTCGACGATGTCACGCTGTCCAACGCGGGATTGCGCGAGAACGCTGCGGTGGTGGTGGAGCCGGTGACGGTGTACGGCGCGAAATCGGTCACGCTGACCGGGTCGCGGCTGGCCACCCAGTCCGTGTCACCGGCCACCTTGCGAATGGCGTTGCTGGGCAAGGTGATGACGGTCGGCGACACCGTGTCGCTGCTGCCCCGCGATCTGGGGCCGGGCACCTCCACGTCGGCGGCGACGACGGCGCTGGCCACCTCGGTGGGCATCACCTGGACCTCGGAACTGCTCACCGTCACCGGTGTGGACCCCGCCGGGACGGTCAGCGTGCAACCCAATTCGATGGTGTCCTGGGGCGACGGCGTCTCCGAGCCGGTTCCGCTGCGCACCACCGTGGCGACGGCGGCGATCCCGTTCGACGACCTCAAGGGCGCGCACGTCCAGGCCGGCAAGCTGACCGAATGGCTCAAGCTGGCGCTCGACGAGCCGCAGTTGCTGGAAACCCTGGGCGCCACAGCCAATCTCGGGGTGCTGGTGTCCGGGCCGGCCGGCGCCGGCAAGGCCACCCTGGTGCGCGCGGTGTGCGCCCACCGCAGGCTCGTCGAGCTCGATGGGCCCGAGATCGGGGCGTTGCGCGCCGAGGACCGGCTCTCCACGGTGGCGGCGACGGTGGCCAAGGTGCGCGACGGCGGCGGCGTGCTGCTGATCACCGATATCGACGCGCTGCTACCGGCCGCCGCGGAGCCCGTCGCGACCCTGATCCTGGCCGAGCTGCGTACCGCGGTGGCCACCAAGGGGGTGGCATTCATCGCCACCTCCGCGGTGCCCGACAACGTGGACGCCCGGCTGCGCGCACCCGAACTGTGCGACCGGGAGCTCGGGGTGAGCCTGCCGGACGCCGCCACCCGCGCGGCGCTGCTGGAGGTGCTGCTGCGTGGCGTACCGGTCACCGATCTGACGTTGGACGACATCGCGGAACGCACACCGGGTTTCGTCGTGGCCGACCTCGCCGCGCTGGTTCGGGAGGCCGCCCTGCGCGCGGCGGCGCGGGCCAGCGGTGACGGGCAGCCGCCGACGCTGACCCAGGACGACCTGACCGGCGCGCTGTCGGTGATCCGCCCGCTGTCCCGCTCGGCAACCGAGGAGGTGGCCGTCGGCTCGGTCACCCTCGACGACGTCGGCGACATGGTGGCGACCAAGCAGGCGCTGACCGAGGCCGTGCTGTGGCCACTGCAGCACCCCGACACCTTCGCCCGGCTGGGCGTGCAGCCGCCTCGGGGTGTGCTGCTGTACGGCCCACCCGGCTGCGGTAAGACGTTCGTGGTGCGGGCGCTGGCCAGCTCGGGCCGGCTGAGCGTGCACGCGGTCAAGGGTGCCGAGCTGATGGACAAGTGGGTGGGCGCGTCGGAGAAGGCGGTGCGCGAATTGTTCAGGCGGGCAAGGGATTCCGCGCCGTCGCTGGTATTCCTCGACGAGATCGACGCGTTGGCACCGCGGCGCGGGCAGAGCCATGATTCCGGGGTCACCGACCGGGTGGTGGCCGCGCTGCTGACCGAATTGGACGGGATCGAACCGCTGCGCGATGTGGTGGTGCTCGGCGCCACCAACCGGCCCGACCTCATCGACCCGGCACTGCTGCGGCCCGGTCGGCTGGAGAAGCTGGTCTTCGTCGAACCGCCGGATGCGCAGGCGCGCAAGGACATCCTGCGCACCGCCGGCAAGTCCATCCCGCTGGCCCCCGATGTCGACCTGGAGGCGCTGGCCGTGGAACTGGACGGCTACAGCGCCGCCGACTGCGTGGCGCTGCTGCGCGAAGCCGCGCTGGCGGCGATGCGCCGCTCGATCGACGCCGCCGACGTGACGATGGACGATGTCGCCAAGGCCCGCGAGACCGTGCGGCCCTCACTGGATCCCGAGCAGGTGGCCTCGCTGCGGGCGTTCAGCGAGAATCGCTGA